A region from the Melanotaenia boesemani isolate fMelBoe1 chromosome 11, fMelBoe1.pri, whole genome shotgun sequence genome encodes:
- the pnpla7b gene encoding patatin-like phospholipase domain-containing protein 7 isoform X2 gives MADNDEKCSIYPGLVPFSNELKAKMEQFVEERTEASLWISLLVGAVIAISLVGVVVVFLYRRYKLSKEEAGVPHYRFRKRDKVMFYGRKIMRKVQTLSTTPASNSNSASRQRVRKRTKVMSIARKILRFRREPPTLQPKEPPPCLLEADLTEFDVQNSHLPSEVLYMLKNVRVLGHFEKPVFLELCRHMVLMQLHQGEGLFRPGDIDDSIYVVQDGRLELCIHESDGTDAVVKDVLPGDSVHSLLSILDVITGYSAPYKTVSARAAVPSAVLRLPALAFQSVFEKYPETLVRVIQIIMVRLQRVTFLALHNYLGLTTELFNPESQAISLVSVANVLGEAHPHKGFRRQPSHSDDGSFEKSDAEKSNPSDTSTPKYRKSSLSSSPASTGEMLADPNRVYEQAQSSKDETTPHSSVKSILKKSVTMQYTPSAVYHYSDAGGGTIHHNKINVIFQAAKKDLLQVIQIQDPSLLEGRVTLRQVKAGSVVGHQGDQDVSVAFVISGVLHVYQRMIDREEESLLFLTHPGEMVGHLAVLTGEPLIFTVRAHRDCTFLSISKAHFYEIMREEPRVVLNVAHTVVRRVSPFVRQIDFALDWMAVEAGRAVYRQGDKSDSTFIVLSGRLRSVIAKDNGKKELAGEYGRGDLIGVVEALTHLNRATTVHAVRDSELAKLPEGALNSIKRRYPQVVTRLIHVLGQKILGNMQQVNGPLAGHSLNTPTSKWDTGNPVSNLSTVAILPVSDETPITAFTLELQHALSGIGPTLLLTSDIIKQRLGSAALDSVHEYRLSSWLGQQEDIHRIVLYQSDSGLTPWTQRCIRQADCIIIVGLGEQEPTVGELERMLESSSVRAQKQLVLLHREDGPPPSGTAEWLNMRSWISRHHHLSCPRRVFSRRSLPKLRELYQRVFEKCPDRYSDFSRLARILTGNSIALVLGGGGARGCSQVGILRALNEAGIPIDMVGGTSIGSLMGALYAEEKSSSRMRVRAHEWAMDMTSHFKKILDLTYPVTSMFSGASFNSSISAIFKDKQIEDLWLPYFNITTDITASSMRVHTDGSLWRYIRASMSLSGYMPPLCDPKDGHLLMDGGYINNLPADVARSMGAKVVIAIDVGSRDETSLTNYGDYLSGWWLLWKRFNPLAEKVKVLNMAEIQTRLAYVCCVRQMDLVRDSDYCEYIRPPIDRYGTLEFGKFDEIAEVGYQHGKTLFDVWHRSGVVDSMMKDRHQEEFHKTKAGHVVTCPNASFTDLAEIVSRIEPVKNAKIDEELSDEYQTDYDEEAVESALSDFEAFTPGSEHTDGEETAETDEEYPIRVRQRPKNASQNAHL, from the exons ATGGCAGACAACGATGAAAAGTGCAGTATATACCCA gGACTGGTTCCATTCAGTAATGAGCTCAAAGCCAAGATGGAGCAGTTTGTGGAGGAAAGGACAGAGGCCAGTTTG TGGATTTCTTTGTTGGTGGGAGCTGTGATTGCCATTTCATTAGTTGGGGTTGTCGTGGTGTTTCTGTACAGAAGATACAAACTATCAA AGGAGGAGGCTGGTGTCCCTCACTATCGCTTCAGAAAGAGAGACAAAGTGATGTTCTATGGCAGAAAGATCATGAGAAAG gTTCAGACATTGTCCACGACTCCTGCTTCCAACTCAAACTCAGCCTCCAGGCAGAGAGTGAGGAAGAGGACCAAAGTCATGTCCATAGCTCGCAa GATCCTGCGATTCCGGCGGGAGCCCCCCACCCTGCAGCCCAAGgagcctcctccatgtctgcTGGAGGCTGACTTGACTGAGTTCGATGTGCAGAACTCTCATCTGCCCTCTGAGGTGCTGTACATGCTGAAAAACGTCAG GGTGCTCGGGCACTTTGAGAAGCCTGTCTTCCTGGAGCTGTGTCGTCACATGGTGCTGATGCAGCTGCATCAGGGAGAGGGACTCTTCCGACCTGGTGACATTGATGACAGCATTTACGTGGTCCAAGATGGCCGCCTGGAGCTATGCATCCATGAGAGT GATGGTACTGATGCTGTGGTGAAGGACGTGCTGCCAGGAGACAGTGTTCACAGTTTGCTCAGTATCCTGGATGTAATCACT GGTTACTCAGCTCCTTACAAGACAGTGTCTGCAAGAGCTGCAGTTCCCTCCGCCGTCCTGCGTCTTCCAGCTTTGGCATTTCAGTCCGTTTTTGAGAAATATCCCGAAACTCTGGTCCGCGTCATCCAG ATTATAATGGTGCGTCTCCAGAGAGTGACCTTCCTTGCCTTACACAACTACCTCGGCCTCACCACTGAGCTCTTCAACCCG gaAAGTCAAGCCATCTCCTTGGTGTCGGTGGCAAATGTTCTGGGTGAGGCTCATCCACACAAAGGTTTCCGCAGGCAGCCTTCCCACTCTGACGACGGGAGCTTTGAAAAATCGGATGCAG AAAAGTCCAACCCTTCTGACACCTCCACACCAAAATACAGGAAATCATCTCTCTCCAGCTCACCTGCATCTACAG gtGAAATGTTGGCCGACCCCAACAGAGTGTATGAACAAGCTCAGTCTTCCAAAGATGAGACGACGCCTCACAGTTCTGTGAAG AGTATTCTGAAGAAGAGTGTGACCATGCAGTACACTCCATCTGCTGTGTACCATTACAGTGATGCTGGAGGAGGAACCATCCATCATAATAAAATCAATGTCATTTTCCAAGCTGCTAAAAAGGATCTGCTGCAGGTCATCCAAAtacag GACCCCAGTCTGCTGGAAGGAAGGGTGACACTTCGTCAGGTCAAAGCTGGCTCAGTTGTAGGCCACCAAGGAGATCAG GATGTCAGCGTGGCGTTCGTCATCTCAGGGGTGCTCCACGTCTACCAGCGTATGATAGACCGCGAGGAGGAGAGCCTGCTTTTTCTCACCCACCCAGGAGAGATGGTGGGTCACCTGGCCGTTCTCACAGGAGAGCCCCTCATCTTCACAGTGCGAGCCCACCGAGACTGCACCTTCCTCTCCATATCCAAAGCCCACTTCTACGA GATAATGCGTGAGGAGCCGAGAGTGGTGCTGAATGTAGCTCACACTGTGGTGAGGAGGGTGTCGCCATTTGTCAGGCAGATAGACTTTGCCCTGGACTGGATGGCCGTGGAGGCTGGTCGTGCAGTCTACAG ACAAGGAGACAAGTCAGATAGCACCTTCATTGTCCTCAGTGGCCGACTGCGTTCTGTCATCGCAAAGGATAATGGGAAGAAGGAGCTGGCCGGGGAGTACGGCCGTGGGGATCTGATCGGCGTG GTGGAGGCCTTGACACACCTGAACCGAGCCACTACAGTCCATGCTGTCAGGGACTCGGAGCTAGCAAAGCTACCTGAGGGAGCTCTGAACTCCATCAAGAGGAGATATCCTCAGGTTGTCACCAGGCTGATTCATGTGCTGGGACAGAAGATCCTGGGCAACATGCAGCAGGTCAACGGACCTCTGGCTG GTCATAGTCTCAACACACCCACCAGTAAGTGGGATACTGGAAATCCAGTCTCTAATCTGTCCACGGTGGCCATCCTGCCTGTGTCTGACGAGACCCCCATCACTGCCTTCACTCTGGAGCTGCAGCATGCACTCAGTGGCATTG GTCCCACTCTACTCCTGACCAGTGACATCATCAAACAGAGACTGGGCTCTGCTGCTCTGGACAG CGTCCATGAGTACCGTCTGTCCAGCTGGCTTGGGCAGCAGGAGGACATCCATCGCATCGTCCTCTACCAGTCTGACTCTGGACTCACACCTTGGACCCAGCGCTGCATCCGCCAGGCCGACTGCATCATCATTGTGGGACTGGGTGAGCAGGAGCCCACTGTGGGAGAG TTGGAGCGGATGTTGGAGAGTAGTTCGGTGCGGGCTCAGAAGCAGCTGGTGCTGCTGCACAGAGAGGACGGCCCGCCGCCCAGCGGGACGGCTGAGTGGCTAAACATGCGGAGCTGGATCTCCAGACATCATCACCTGTCATGCCCCCGTAGAGTGTTCTCCAGGAGGAGTTTACCCAAGCTG AGAGAGTTGTACCAACGTGTGTTTGAGAAATGTCCTGATCGTTACTCCGACTTCTCCCGCCTAGCAAGGATcctgacaggaaacagcatCGCCCTGGTGCTGGGTGGAGGAGGTGCCAG AGGCTGCTCTCAGGTCGGCATCCTGCGGGCGCTGAACGAGGCAGGAATCCCCATCGACATGGTGGGCGGCACCTCCATCGGCTCTTTAATGGGAGCGCTGTACGCCGAggagaagagcagcagcaggatgAGGGTCCGGGCTCATGAGTGGGCCATG GATATGACCTCTCACTTTAAGAAGATCTTGGACCTGACCTACCCTGTTACCTCCATGTTTTCTGGAGCTTCTTTTAACTCCAGCATTAGCGCCATCTTTAAGGACAAACAGATAGAG GACCTGTGGTTACCATACTTCAACATTACAACAGATATCACAGCTTCCTCTATGAGAGTCCACACTGAcg GTTCGTTGTGGCGTTACATCCGTGCAAGTATGTCCCTGTCTGGTTACATGCCGCCTCTCTGTGATCCCAAAGATGGACACTTGCTCATGGACGGAGGCTACATAAACAACCTTCCTG CCGACGTCGCTCGCTCCATGGGTGCCAAGGTCGTGATTGCAATTGATGTTGGAAGTCGGGATGAAACCAGTCTGACAAACTATGGCGACTATCTGAGCGGCTGGTGGCTGCTGTGGAAGCGGTTCAACCCCCTGGCTGAGAAAGTCAAG GTCCTGAACATGGCAGAGATTCAAACACGGCTTGCTTACGTGTGCTGCGTGAGACAGATGGATCTGGTCAGAGACAGCGACTACTGCGAATATATCCGGCCGCCAATCGATCGCTATGGCACGCTGGAATTTGGAAAGTTTGACGAGATTGCT GAGGTGGGATACCAGCACGGGAAGACTCTGTTCGATGTGTGGCACCGCAGCGGCGTGGTCGACAGCATGATGAAGGACAGACACCAGGAGGAGTTCCACAAGACCAAAGCTGGTCAT GTGGTCACATGTCCAAATGCCTCCTTCACTGACCTGGCAGAGATCGTGTCAAGAATCGAACCAGTCAAAAACGCCAAGATTGACG AGGAACTCTCTGATGAGTACCAGACAGACTACGATGAAGAGGCAGTGGAGAGTGCCTTGTCTGACTTTGAGGCCTTCACCCCCGGCAGTGAgcacacagatggagaggagaCGGCTGAGACT GATGAAGAATATCCAATCCGAGTTCGACAGCGGCCAAAAAACGCTTCACAAAATGCTCATCTGTGA
- the pnpla7b gene encoding patatin-like phospholipase domain-containing protein 7 isoform X1: MADNDEKCSIYPGLVPFSNELKAKMEQFVEERTEASLWISLLVGAVIAISLVGVVVVFLYRRYKLSKEEAGVPHYRFRKRDKVMFYGRKIMRKVQTLSTTPASNSNSASRQRVRKRTKVMSIARKILRFRREPPTLQPKEPPPCLLEADLTEFDVQNSHLPSEVLYMLKNVRVLGHFEKPVFLELCRHMVLMQLHQGEGLFRPGDIDDSIYVVQDGRLELCIHESDGTDAVVKDVLPGDSVHSLLSILDVITGYSAPYKTVSARAAVPSAVLRLPALAFQSVFEKYPETLVRVIQIIMVRLQRVTFLALHNYLGLTTELFNPESQAISLVSVANVLGEAHPHKGFRRQPSHSDDGSFEKSDAAEKSNPSDTSTPKYRKSSLSSSPASTGEMLADPNRVYEQAQSSKDETTPHSSVKSILKKSVTMQYTPSAVYHYSDAGGGTIHHNKINVIFQAAKKDLLQVIQIQDPSLLEGRVTLRQVKAGSVVGHQGDQDVSVAFVISGVLHVYQRMIDREEESLLFLTHPGEMVGHLAVLTGEPLIFTVRAHRDCTFLSISKAHFYEIMREEPRVVLNVAHTVVRRVSPFVRQIDFALDWMAVEAGRAVYRQGDKSDSTFIVLSGRLRSVIAKDNGKKELAGEYGRGDLIGVVEALTHLNRATTVHAVRDSELAKLPEGALNSIKRRYPQVVTRLIHVLGQKILGNMQQVNGPLAGHSLNTPTSKWDTGNPVSNLSTVAILPVSDETPITAFTLELQHALSGIGPTLLLTSDIIKQRLGSAALDSVHEYRLSSWLGQQEDIHRIVLYQSDSGLTPWTQRCIRQADCIIIVGLGEQEPTVGELERMLESSSVRAQKQLVLLHREDGPPPSGTAEWLNMRSWISRHHHLSCPRRVFSRRSLPKLRELYQRVFEKCPDRYSDFSRLARILTGNSIALVLGGGGARGCSQVGILRALNEAGIPIDMVGGTSIGSLMGALYAEEKSSSRMRVRAHEWAMDMTSHFKKILDLTYPVTSMFSGASFNSSISAIFKDKQIEDLWLPYFNITTDITASSMRVHTDGSLWRYIRASMSLSGYMPPLCDPKDGHLLMDGGYINNLPADVARSMGAKVVIAIDVGSRDETSLTNYGDYLSGWWLLWKRFNPLAEKVKVLNMAEIQTRLAYVCCVRQMDLVRDSDYCEYIRPPIDRYGTLEFGKFDEIAEVGYQHGKTLFDVWHRSGVVDSMMKDRHQEEFHKTKAGHVVTCPNASFTDLAEIVSRIEPVKNAKIDEELSDEYQTDYDEEAVESALSDFEAFTPGSEHTDGEETAETDEEYPIRVRQRPKNASQNAHL, from the exons ATGGCAGACAACGATGAAAAGTGCAGTATATACCCA gGACTGGTTCCATTCAGTAATGAGCTCAAAGCCAAGATGGAGCAGTTTGTGGAGGAAAGGACAGAGGCCAGTTTG TGGATTTCTTTGTTGGTGGGAGCTGTGATTGCCATTTCATTAGTTGGGGTTGTCGTGGTGTTTCTGTACAGAAGATACAAACTATCAA AGGAGGAGGCTGGTGTCCCTCACTATCGCTTCAGAAAGAGAGACAAAGTGATGTTCTATGGCAGAAAGATCATGAGAAAG gTTCAGACATTGTCCACGACTCCTGCTTCCAACTCAAACTCAGCCTCCAGGCAGAGAGTGAGGAAGAGGACCAAAGTCATGTCCATAGCTCGCAa GATCCTGCGATTCCGGCGGGAGCCCCCCACCCTGCAGCCCAAGgagcctcctccatgtctgcTGGAGGCTGACTTGACTGAGTTCGATGTGCAGAACTCTCATCTGCCCTCTGAGGTGCTGTACATGCTGAAAAACGTCAG GGTGCTCGGGCACTTTGAGAAGCCTGTCTTCCTGGAGCTGTGTCGTCACATGGTGCTGATGCAGCTGCATCAGGGAGAGGGACTCTTCCGACCTGGTGACATTGATGACAGCATTTACGTGGTCCAAGATGGCCGCCTGGAGCTATGCATCCATGAGAGT GATGGTACTGATGCTGTGGTGAAGGACGTGCTGCCAGGAGACAGTGTTCACAGTTTGCTCAGTATCCTGGATGTAATCACT GGTTACTCAGCTCCTTACAAGACAGTGTCTGCAAGAGCTGCAGTTCCCTCCGCCGTCCTGCGTCTTCCAGCTTTGGCATTTCAGTCCGTTTTTGAGAAATATCCCGAAACTCTGGTCCGCGTCATCCAG ATTATAATGGTGCGTCTCCAGAGAGTGACCTTCCTTGCCTTACACAACTACCTCGGCCTCACCACTGAGCTCTTCAACCCG gaAAGTCAAGCCATCTCCTTGGTGTCGGTGGCAAATGTTCTGGGTGAGGCTCATCCACACAAAGGTTTCCGCAGGCAGCCTTCCCACTCTGACGACGGGAGCTTTGAAAAATCGGATGCAG CAGAAAAGTCCAACCCTTCTGACACCTCCACACCAAAATACAGGAAATCATCTCTCTCCAGCTCACCTGCATCTACAG gtGAAATGTTGGCCGACCCCAACAGAGTGTATGAACAAGCTCAGTCTTCCAAAGATGAGACGACGCCTCACAGTTCTGTGAAG AGTATTCTGAAGAAGAGTGTGACCATGCAGTACACTCCATCTGCTGTGTACCATTACAGTGATGCTGGAGGAGGAACCATCCATCATAATAAAATCAATGTCATTTTCCAAGCTGCTAAAAAGGATCTGCTGCAGGTCATCCAAAtacag GACCCCAGTCTGCTGGAAGGAAGGGTGACACTTCGTCAGGTCAAAGCTGGCTCAGTTGTAGGCCACCAAGGAGATCAG GATGTCAGCGTGGCGTTCGTCATCTCAGGGGTGCTCCACGTCTACCAGCGTATGATAGACCGCGAGGAGGAGAGCCTGCTTTTTCTCACCCACCCAGGAGAGATGGTGGGTCACCTGGCCGTTCTCACAGGAGAGCCCCTCATCTTCACAGTGCGAGCCCACCGAGACTGCACCTTCCTCTCCATATCCAAAGCCCACTTCTACGA GATAATGCGTGAGGAGCCGAGAGTGGTGCTGAATGTAGCTCACACTGTGGTGAGGAGGGTGTCGCCATTTGTCAGGCAGATAGACTTTGCCCTGGACTGGATGGCCGTGGAGGCTGGTCGTGCAGTCTACAG ACAAGGAGACAAGTCAGATAGCACCTTCATTGTCCTCAGTGGCCGACTGCGTTCTGTCATCGCAAAGGATAATGGGAAGAAGGAGCTGGCCGGGGAGTACGGCCGTGGGGATCTGATCGGCGTG GTGGAGGCCTTGACACACCTGAACCGAGCCACTACAGTCCATGCTGTCAGGGACTCGGAGCTAGCAAAGCTACCTGAGGGAGCTCTGAACTCCATCAAGAGGAGATATCCTCAGGTTGTCACCAGGCTGATTCATGTGCTGGGACAGAAGATCCTGGGCAACATGCAGCAGGTCAACGGACCTCTGGCTG GTCATAGTCTCAACACACCCACCAGTAAGTGGGATACTGGAAATCCAGTCTCTAATCTGTCCACGGTGGCCATCCTGCCTGTGTCTGACGAGACCCCCATCACTGCCTTCACTCTGGAGCTGCAGCATGCACTCAGTGGCATTG GTCCCACTCTACTCCTGACCAGTGACATCATCAAACAGAGACTGGGCTCTGCTGCTCTGGACAG CGTCCATGAGTACCGTCTGTCCAGCTGGCTTGGGCAGCAGGAGGACATCCATCGCATCGTCCTCTACCAGTCTGACTCTGGACTCACACCTTGGACCCAGCGCTGCATCCGCCAGGCCGACTGCATCATCATTGTGGGACTGGGTGAGCAGGAGCCCACTGTGGGAGAG TTGGAGCGGATGTTGGAGAGTAGTTCGGTGCGGGCTCAGAAGCAGCTGGTGCTGCTGCACAGAGAGGACGGCCCGCCGCCCAGCGGGACGGCTGAGTGGCTAAACATGCGGAGCTGGATCTCCAGACATCATCACCTGTCATGCCCCCGTAGAGTGTTCTCCAGGAGGAGTTTACCCAAGCTG AGAGAGTTGTACCAACGTGTGTTTGAGAAATGTCCTGATCGTTACTCCGACTTCTCCCGCCTAGCAAGGATcctgacaggaaacagcatCGCCCTGGTGCTGGGTGGAGGAGGTGCCAG AGGCTGCTCTCAGGTCGGCATCCTGCGGGCGCTGAACGAGGCAGGAATCCCCATCGACATGGTGGGCGGCACCTCCATCGGCTCTTTAATGGGAGCGCTGTACGCCGAggagaagagcagcagcaggatgAGGGTCCGGGCTCATGAGTGGGCCATG GATATGACCTCTCACTTTAAGAAGATCTTGGACCTGACCTACCCTGTTACCTCCATGTTTTCTGGAGCTTCTTTTAACTCCAGCATTAGCGCCATCTTTAAGGACAAACAGATAGAG GACCTGTGGTTACCATACTTCAACATTACAACAGATATCACAGCTTCCTCTATGAGAGTCCACACTGAcg GTTCGTTGTGGCGTTACATCCGTGCAAGTATGTCCCTGTCTGGTTACATGCCGCCTCTCTGTGATCCCAAAGATGGACACTTGCTCATGGACGGAGGCTACATAAACAACCTTCCTG CCGACGTCGCTCGCTCCATGGGTGCCAAGGTCGTGATTGCAATTGATGTTGGAAGTCGGGATGAAACCAGTCTGACAAACTATGGCGACTATCTGAGCGGCTGGTGGCTGCTGTGGAAGCGGTTCAACCCCCTGGCTGAGAAAGTCAAG GTCCTGAACATGGCAGAGATTCAAACACGGCTTGCTTACGTGTGCTGCGTGAGACAGATGGATCTGGTCAGAGACAGCGACTACTGCGAATATATCCGGCCGCCAATCGATCGCTATGGCACGCTGGAATTTGGAAAGTTTGACGAGATTGCT GAGGTGGGATACCAGCACGGGAAGACTCTGTTCGATGTGTGGCACCGCAGCGGCGTGGTCGACAGCATGATGAAGGACAGACACCAGGAGGAGTTCCACAAGACCAAAGCTGGTCAT GTGGTCACATGTCCAAATGCCTCCTTCACTGACCTGGCAGAGATCGTGTCAAGAATCGAACCAGTCAAAAACGCCAAGATTGACG AGGAACTCTCTGATGAGTACCAGACAGACTACGATGAAGAGGCAGTGGAGAGTGCCTTGTCTGACTTTGAGGCCTTCACCCCCGGCAGTGAgcacacagatggagaggagaCGGCTGAGACT GATGAAGAATATCCAATCCGAGTTCGACAGCGGCCAAAAAACGCTTCACAAAATGCTCATCTGTGA
- the mrpl41 gene encoding 39S ribosomal protein L41, mitochondrial: protein MGVLSTLLRGLVRGADRMSEFTSKRGSKTQNRGRGSRPAGLKLSSRKFLSIRAMIPEFVVPSLEGFQLKPYVSYRAPKGTEPPVTAQSLFDEVVAPQIKKDFEEGTFSKDQLEKYGFEPTQEGKLFKLYPKNYVR from the coding sequence ATGGGTGTGTTATCCACGCTTTTAAGAGGTCTGGTTAGAGGAGCCGACAGAATGTCGGAGTTCACTAGCAAGCGTGGTTCAAAGACTCAAAATAGAGGCAGAGGTTCAAGGCCCGCTGGACTGAAGCTCTCCAGCAGAAAGTTTCTGTCAATTCGGGCAATGATTCCTGAGTTTGTGGTGCCCAGTTTGGAGGGATTCCAACTTAAGCCATATGTGTCATACCGTGCACCAAAAGGAACAGAACCACCAGTCACAGCACAAAGTTTATTTGATGAAGTTGTCGCCCCTCAGATCAAGAAAGATTTTGAAGAGGGCACTTTTAGCAAAGACCAGCTGGAAAAGTATGGATTTGAGCCCACGCAGGAAGGGAAACTCTTCAAACTGTATCCTAAGAACTATGTGCGCTAG
- the dph7 gene encoding diphthine methyltransferase encodes MAWKSKTRSLQVFDTELSADTVEWCPVPDSHDILACGTYQLQKGGGEANGTPSRTGRLYLFEFQRDGAMGPPLAELQRMDMAAILDMKWCHVTLCERPVLGVAAATGELQLYRLSDSQEGGRSLQTLCSSEVGAERLALSLDWSTGRMDSSDMRVTCSDSAGCVSVFSPADGALMALSHWKAHDFEAWITAFSYWDTQLVYSGGDDCKLKGWDLRVDPVSPAFTSKRHSMGVCSIHSNPHREHILATGSYDEQVLLWDGRNMRQPLSESPLGGGVWRLKWHPANPHLLLAACMHNDFHILHCQQALEGSGGACPVVASYILHNSLAYGADWCRLSLDSPAPCSPPITEPKESLAESRGHLRIQYESPTASFDTSLEDDTGQYIPEGPATPTTSPTSGPAVNPDQDAPSLSCLLASCSFYDHMLHLWRWDWTPDDTQKESNLC; translated from the exons ATGGCTTGGAAGTCGAAGACCCGTAGTCTACAGGTGTTTGACACGGAGCTGAGCGCTGACACAGTGGAGTGGTGTCCTGTTCCAGACAGCCATGACATCCTGGCTTGCGGGACatatcagctgcagaaaggg GGGGGAGAAGCGAATGGCACCCCCAGCCGGACCGGTCGCCTGTATCTTTTTGAATTTCAGCGAGATGGAGCGATGGGCCCTCCGCTTGCTGAGCTACAGCGCATGGACATGGCAGCTATTTTAGATATGAAATG GTGCCACGTGACTCTATGTGAGAGGCCAGTGCTGGGAGTAGCAGCTGCTACGGGGGAGCTGCAGCTGTACAGACTGTCAGATAGCCAG GAAGGCGGGCGCAGTCTGCAGACTCTGTGCAGTTCAGAGGTTGGAGCAGAGCGGCTGGCTTTGTCATTAGACTGGTCCACAGGAAGAATGGACAG CAGTGACATGCGAGTGACTTGCAGCGACTCTGcaggctgtgtgagtgtgttctCCCCGGCCGACGGTGCTCTGATGGCTCTGTCTCACTGGAAGGCCCACGACTTCGAGGCCTGGATCACAGCCTTCTCCTACTGGGACACGCAGCTGGTTTATTCTG GTGGCGATGACTGCAAACTCAAAGGCTGGGACCTCAGAGTTGATCCCGTCAGCCCTGCTTTCACCAGTAAAAG GCACTCAATGGGCGTGTGCAGCATTCACAGCAACCCCCACCGGGAGCACATCCTGGCTACAGGCAG TTATGATGAGCAGGttttgctgtgggatggcagGAACATGCGGCAGCCCCTCAGCGAGAGCCCGTTGGGTGGTGGGGTTTGGAGGCTGAAGTGGCATCCAGCCAATCCGCACCTGCTGCTCGCCGCCTGCATGCACAATGACTTCCACATCCTTCACTGCCAGCAGGCTCTAG AGGGCAGTGGTGGAGCTTGTCCTGTTGTGGCCTCCTACATCCTCCACAACTCCTTGGCGTATGGAGCCGACTGGTGCAGGCTGTCCCTGGACAGTCCTGCTCCTTGCTCCCCTCCCATCACAGAACCAAAGGAAAGCCTCGCAGAGAGCAGAGGACACTTACGGATTCAGTACGAATCTCCCACCGCCAGTTTTGACACTTCCTTGGAGGATGATACTGGACAATACATCCCAGAGGGACCTGCAACGCCCACAACCTCCCCTACTTCAGGCCCAGCTGTCAACCCTGACCAGGACGCTCCCTCGCTGTCCTGTCTGCTGGCTAGCTGCTCGTTCTATGACCACATGCTCCATCTATGGCGCTGGGATTGGACTCCAGACGACACTCAAAAGGAATCGAATCTATGCTGA